One region of Wyeomyia smithii strain HCP4-BCI-WySm-NY-G18 chromosome 3, ASM2978416v1, whole genome shotgun sequence genomic DNA includes:
- the LOC129728891 gene encoding uncharacterized protein LOC129728891, with product MAESPRARKAESQMAESRKARKAESQEAMSRVARKVEYNYRLVESSLVTKAKENVRCQNHSKPNQQNLKKFSIASDITMESHEEQNSSDNCSCSEETQPVFSKDSNQQLDYYQQDTSPKALPEASIVYSRKNKEMLNIEGYLYNLDKKKNQRYYWDCARRSYRKQSNCSCRARAITFLRENTHEVVSHGNHDHPANPIDCLENEYRYALKRRAIDCSDVPSKIIREVSCSMNPIVQTRASKQAQKMVELLSNADYWMCDGTFKTAPTGFSQMYTFHGLVGSGQSQRVIPLVYFLLGRKCQKTYATAFEALSDVLSDNRMTVKCEYILSDFKKAALNALREVFPMLQSFGCYFHFTQNIMKHLTLLGLKSAYSMNINLYMSTKKICALSFLLHSRIGKAYKELKPTLQDIPKTFFEYFEETYILGKNENGRPLFPPALWSNYKAVRAKIPRSTNLLEAWHRRWTVLVGTNHVSLSKIITEIRKEQHETEGIILQIKNDILPAQSSVDSRKKDQLIFEKCSNLNKSSNLEFLCSLSLCLAAKTKRM from the exons ATGGCCGAATCACCaagagcacgaaaggcagaatcacaaatGGCAGAGTCAAGAAAGgcacgaaaagcagaatcacAGGAGGCAATGTCACGAGTTGCGCGGAAGGTGGAATACAACTACAGGTTGGTAGAATCTTCACTGGTAACCAAGGCGAAAGAAAATGTTCGATGCCAGAATCATAGCAAACCAAATCaacaaaatctgaaaaaattttcaatagcgAGTGATATCACTATGGAGTCGCACGAAGAACAAAACTCTAGTGATAATTGCAG TTGCTCTGAGGAAACCCAACCGGTATTTTCCAAGGACAGCAATCAGCAGCTCGACTATTACCAGCAAG acACCAGCCCCAAAGCTTTACCCGAAGCGAGTATTGTGTATTCTCGAAAAAATAAGGAAATGCTCAACATTGAAGGCTATCTTTACAATCTAGATAAAAAG AAAAACCAGCGATACTATTGGGATTGTGCAAGAAGGAGTTACAGGAAACAAAGTAACTGCAGTTGTCGTGCGAGAGCCATCACGTTTTTGCGTGAAAACACACATGAGGTTGTATCACACGGAAACCATGACCACCCTGCAAATCCGATCGATTGCCTGGAAAATGAATATCGTTACGCTCTTAAGCGTAGAGCAATAGATTGCAGTGATGTTCCGTCGAAAATTATAAGAGAAGTCAGCTGCTCTATGAACCCAATCGTACAAACAAGGGCCAGCAAACaagctcaaaaaatggtggaatTACTATCTAATGCTGATTACTGGATGTGTGATGGAACTTTCAAAACAGCACCAACTGGTTTCAGCCAGATGTATACATTCCACGGGCTTGTGGGATCCGGTCAAAGCCAACGAGTAATTCCACTGGTTTACTTTTTACTGGGACGCAAATGTCAAAAAACATATGCTACCGCTTTTGAAGCGTTGTCGGATGTGCTCTCGGATAACAGAATGACAGTAAAGTGCGAATACATTCTTTCGGATTTTAAAAAAGCTGCGCTCAATGCGTTGCGAGAAGTTTTCCCCATGCTGCAAAGCTTTGGATGCTATTTCCATTTCACGCAGAACATCATGAAGCACTTGACGTTATTAGGATTAAAATCAGCATATTCCATGAACATTAATCTTTACATGAGTACTAAAAAGATCTGCGCGCTATCATTCTTACTGCACAGTAGAATAGGCAAAGCATACAAAGAGCTTAAACCTACTCTGCAGGACATTCCTAAAACTTTTTTCGAGTATTTCGAAGAAACGTACATTTTGGGAAAAAACGAAAATGGCCGCCCACTCTTCCCTCCAGCTTTATGGAGTAACTACAAGGCCGTGAGAGCAAAAATTCCACGCTCGACGAACCTTCTGGAGGCGTGGCATAGAAGGTGGACGGTTCTCGTCGGTACAAATCATGTTAGCTTGTCGAAAATAATTACAGAAATTCGTAAAGAACAACAcgagacggagggaataatacTACAgataaaaaatgacattttaccTGCTCAAAGTAGTGTAGATTCGAGGAAAAAGGACCAACTTATCTTCGAGAAATGTAGCAATTTAAACAAATCAtcaaatttagaatttttatgctCATTAAGCCTATGCCTGGCTGCAAAAACTAAGAGAATGTAA
- the LOC129731504 gene encoding alpha-ketoglutarate-dependent dioxygenase alkB homolog 6 isoform X2, whose product MDLKQYQIEKCPACAYYIPDFITPHDESVVLSMVEKTPKPRWTQLSNRRLINYGGVPHPKGMIAEEIPTWLRKLVDRINNIDGVFEESKQANHVLVNEYLAGQGIMPHLDGPLFYPTITTISCGSHTVLEFSESQNSEQIEII is encoded by the exons ATGGATTTAAAACAATACCAAATAGAAAAA TGCCCAGCTTGCGCTTATTATATCCCCGATTTCATTACACCGCATGATGAGTCTGTTGTGCTTTCCATGGTTGAGAAAACTCCTAAACCACGATGGACCCAACTATCTAATCGGAGGCTAATAAATTACGGCGGGGTTCCACATCCTAAAGGAATGATAGCCGAAGAAATTCCGACCTGGTTGCGAAAGCTTGTTGATCGAATAAACAACATTGATGGAGtgtttgaagaaagcaaacagGCTAACCACGTTCTTGTGAACGAATATTTAGCTGGCCAGGGAATTATGCCCCATCTTGATGGGCCGCTATTTTATCCGACGATAACCACTATCTCCTGTGGGTCACATACTGTTTTGGAATTCTCAGAATCACAAAACAGTGAACAAATAG aaattattTAG
- the LOC129731504 gene encoding alpha-ketoglutarate-dependent dioxygenase alkB homolog 6 isoform X1, with product MDLKQYQIEKCPACAYYIPDFITPHDESVVLSMVEKTPKPRWTQLSNRRLINYGGVPHPKGMIAEEIPTWLRKLVDRINNIDGVFEESKQANHVLVNEYLAGQGIMPHLDGPLFYPTITTISCGSHTVLEFSESQNSEQIGTDKKVITKLLIQPRSLLILKDDMYQKYLHSIQEIDRDVIDENFANLSNLPNWEAAVNIGDQLTRSTRISLTIRHVPKTSKLKIKLH from the exons ATGGATTTAAAACAATACCAAATAGAAAAA TGCCCAGCTTGCGCTTATTATATCCCCGATTTCATTACACCGCATGATGAGTCTGTTGTGCTTTCCATGGTTGAGAAAACTCCTAAACCACGATGGACCCAACTATCTAATCGGAGGCTAATAAATTACGGCGGGGTTCCACATCCTAAAGGAATGATAGCCGAAGAAATTCCGACCTGGTTGCGAAAGCTTGTTGATCGAATAAACAACATTGATGGAGtgtttgaagaaagcaaacagGCTAACCACGTTCTTGTGAACGAATATTTAGCTGGCCAGGGAATTATGCCCCATCTTGATGGGCCGCTATTTTATCCGACGATAACCACTATCTCCTGTGGGTCACATACTGTTTTGGAATTCTCAGAATCACAAAACAGTGAACAAATAGGTACTGATAAGAAAGTAATTACTAAACTTTTGATACAACCTCGTAGTTTGCTCATACTGAAAGACGACATGTATCAAAAGTATTTACATTCTATTCAAGAAATTGATAGAGACGTAATTGATGAAAATTTTGccaatttgtccaatttaccaaACTGGGAAGCGGCAGTTAATATCGGCGATCAATTAACTAGAAGTACTCGTATTTCATTGACAATTCGACATGTGCCCAAaacatcaaaattaaaaatcaaacttcattaa
- the LOC129731506 gene encoding THO complex subunit 7 homolog, with the protein MSDEEVIRRRLQIDGDGTGDDRRLNDLLKTFVKWCNSTDSAENSQAIHDRLLAQLAQCEFAMKKSDFCASMMEQELKNYATISDAIETGIETAKSQIIQSKQNLVLAKKIRKNRMEYDVLAKIINHQPDRKNTIKELDMLKQELNQLQEKKASLERKLGTKKKDFTVLMRSIVELQNKLDTVETDVQDLADEKMSCDEEPIILTVDDVPSPDGNDVILSSPEKMC; encoded by the exons ATGTCTGATG AGGAAGTAATTCGCCGGCGTTTACAAATTGATGGAGATGGAACTGGTGATGACCGCCGTTTAAACGACTTGTTGAAAACTTTCGTAAAATGGTGTAACTCGACTGATAGCGCGGAAAACAG TCAAGCTATTCATGATCGATTGTTAGCACAGCTCGCACAGTGCGAATTTGCTatgaaaaaatctgatttttgcGCGAGTATGATGGAGCAAGAGCTTAAGAATTACGCTACTATATCCGATGCCATAGAAACTGGAATAGAAACAGCCAAATCTCAAATAATTCAAAGTAAACAAAACTTAGTACTTGCCAAAAAGATTCGCAAGAATCGAATGGAATACGATGTGCTGGCGAAAATTATTAATCATCAACCAGATAGAAAAAATACAATTAAGGAATTGGATATGCTGAAACAAGAATTAAATCAGCTACAAGAAAAAAAGGCTTCACTGGAACGGAAGCTAGGAACGAAGAAAAAGGATTTTACTGTTTTGATGAGATCAATTGTCGAACTTCAGAACAAATTAGATACTGTTGAAACAGATGTTCAAGATTTGGCAGATGAAAAAATGTCTTGTGACGAAGAACCAATAATTTTAACTGTCGATGATGTGCCAAGTCCAGACGGCAACGATGTAATCCTTTCTTCTCCTGAAAAAATGTGCTAa